From Ptychodera flava strain L36383 chromosome 2, AS_Pfla_20210202, whole genome shotgun sequence, the proteins below share one genomic window:
- the LOC139148608 gene encoding uncharacterized protein, with product MSLKNAILIFGTGLLLLTGPSHGTGCYVCNTREHEDCANVFSLLLDHHCELQKDCLEVNPYYQNPVCTIATYRSAAYPDELYLERGCFEEGLCQNRCFTGLDMNNQTAEVCQSCCDGDFCNSGNFEGVNTMLMSGVMLGVLKFWIM from the exons ATGTCTTTGAAGAACGCAATCCTGATATTTGGTACAG GCCTACTTTTACTTACTGGCCCATCACATGGAACTGGGTGTTATGTGTGCAACACACGGGAGCATGAAGATTGCGCCAATGTATTTTCTTTGTTGCTTGAtcatcactgtgaacttcaaAAGGACTGTCTTGAGGTAAACCCCTATTACCAGAATCCCGTGTGTACG ATTGCAACATACAGGTCGGCAGCCTATCCTGATGAACTTTACCTTGAACGAGGCTGCTTTGAGGAAGGACTTTGCCAGAACCGGTGTTTTACAGGTCTCGATATGAACAACCAAACCG CTGAAGTTTGCCAGTCTTGTTGCGACGGGGATTTCTGTAACAGCGGAAACTTTGAAGGGGTGAACACCATGCTCATGTCAGGAGTTATGTTGGGAGTCTTGAAATTCTGGATCATGTAA